A single region of the Halorubrum depositum genome encodes:
- a CDS encoding CinA family protein — protein MDETESAAEVLRELLTDRDETLAVAESLTGGLVGSRVTDVPGASAYFDRGFVTYAYDAKRELLGVSRESLDAEGAVSAAVAEEMAAGARDRAGTTWAVATTGIAGPGGGSAEKPVGLVYVGVAYAAPWGTEASFVRSERVVLDGDRAAVKRGAVDAALDALLRAIREVDAGE, from the coding sequence ATGGACGAGACCGAGTCGGCCGCTGAGGTCCTCCGCGAGCTGCTGACCGACCGCGACGAGACGCTCGCGGTCGCGGAGTCGCTGACCGGCGGGCTGGTCGGCTCGCGCGTGACGGACGTGCCCGGCGCGAGCGCCTACTTCGACCGGGGATTCGTCACCTACGCCTACGACGCGAAGCGGGAGCTGCTCGGCGTCTCCCGCGAGTCGCTCGACGCCGAGGGGGCCGTGAGCGCGGCCGTCGCGGAGGAGATGGCGGCCGGGGCGCGCGACCGCGCGGGCACGACGTGGGCGGTCGCGACCACCGGGATCGCCGGCCCGGGCGGCGGCAGCGCGGAGAAGCCCGTCGGCCTCGTCTACGTCGGCGTCGCGTACGCCGCGCCGTGGGGGACCGAGGCGTCGTTCGTCCGGAGCGAGCGCGTCGTCCTCGACGGGGACCGCGCCGCCGTGAAACGCGGCGCGGTCGACGCCGCGCTCGACGCCTTGCTCCGAGCGATCCGCGAGGTCGACGCCGGGGAGTGA
- a CDS encoding class I SAM-dependent methyltransferase, producing the protein MTDWDERFASGEYPREPEPSPVLRSYEPSIPDGRALDVAAGTGRNAVFLAEAGYAVDALDASREGLKIVGERAAERGIGDRIEPIRGDVSTYGFPSEAYELITVSFFHTLDRFADLAEALVPGGYLFVEGHLRSDSSTPSGPSDDRYRFAANELLRAGLGLTVLYYDETAQERPDDRRRATARLLARRSTGGRQSYPARPGGDAIDE; encoded by the coding sequence ATGACGGACTGGGACGAGCGGTTCGCGTCCGGCGAGTACCCACGAGAGCCGGAGCCGTCGCCCGTGTTGCGCTCGTACGAGCCTTCGATCCCCGACGGGCGCGCGCTCGACGTCGCCGCGGGCACCGGCCGGAACGCGGTGTTCCTGGCGGAGGCCGGCTACGCGGTCGACGCGCTCGACGCCTCGCGCGAGGGGCTGAAGATCGTCGGTGAGCGCGCCGCGGAGCGCGGGATCGGCGACCGGATCGAGCCGATCCGCGGCGACGTCTCGACGTACGGCTTCCCGAGCGAGGCGTACGAGCTGATCACCGTGAGCTTCTTCCACACGCTCGACCGCTTCGCCGACCTCGCGGAGGCGCTCGTCCCCGGCGGCTACCTGTTCGTCGAGGGGCACCTCCGATCGGACTCCTCTACCCCGTCCGGCCCGAGCGACGATCGGTACCGGTTCGCGGCCAACGAGCTCCTCCGGGCGGGCCTCGGGCTGACGGTGCTGTACTACGACGAGACGGCCCAGGAGCGCCCCGACGACCGGCGGCGCGCGACGGCCCGACTGCTCGCGCGGCGGTCGACCGGCGGTCGGCAGTCGTACCCGGCGCGACCCGGCGGGGACGCGATCGATGAGTGA